The Saccharothrix violaceirubra genome segment TGCAGATCATCGACGACCTGGCGGGCCACACCCTGGCCGCCGCCTCCTCGGTCGAGGCGGACGTCCGTGCGGTGGACGGCGACAAGAAGGCGAAGGCCGCCAAGGTCGGTCAGCTCGCCGCCGCCCGTGCCAAGGACGCCGGGATCAGCAAGGTCGTGTTCGACCGCGGCGGCAACGCCTACCACGGTCGGATCGCGGCTCTGGCGGACGCGGCCCGCGAGGCCGGGCTGGAGTTCTGACAAATGATCATCACTGGAATTGAGAGGGACGCCTGATGCCAGGACGCACGCGTCGCGAAGGCGGCGGGGGCGAGCGCGGAGAGCGTCGCGACCGTCGTGACGGCGGCCGCGGCGGCGCGGCCCAGGAGAAGACCCCGCACCTGGAGCGCGTGGTTGCGATCAACCGCGTCTCCAAGGTCGTCAAGGGTGGTCGTCGCTTCAGCTTCACCGCGCTGGTCGTCGTCGGCGACGGCGACGGCATGGTCGGTGTCGGCTACGGCAAGGCCAAGGAAGTGCCGGCGGCGATCGCCAAGGGTGTGGAGGAGGCGAAGAAGAACTTCTTCCGCGTCCCCCGCATCGCGGGCACGATCCCTCACCCGGTCCAGGGCGAGAAGGCGGCCGGTGTCGTGCTGCTGCGTCCGGCTTCGGCCGGTACCGGTGTCATCGCCGGTGGCGCGGTCCGCGCGGTGCTGGAGTGCGCCGGTGTCCACGACGTGCTGTCCAAGTCGCTCGGCTCGGACAACGCGATCAACATCGTGCACGCCACCGTGGAGGCCCTGAAGGGTCTCCAGCGTCCCGAGGAGGTGGCGGCCCGTCGCGGTCTGCCGCTGGAGGACGTCGCCCCGGCCGGCATGCTGCGCGCCCGCGCAGGGGCGGTGTGACCATGGCCCAGCTCAAGGTGACCCAGGTCCGCAGCAGCATCGGTACCAAGCACAACCACCGTGAGTCCCTCCGGACCCTCGGGTTGCGCAAGATCCGCCAGTCGGTGGTCCGCGAGGACTCGCCGCAGGTGCGCGGTTTGATCCACACCGTGCGTCACCTGGTGGTCGTCGAGGAGGTCCAGTCGTGACCATCAAGATCCACGACCTTCGTCCGGCTCCGGGCGCCAAGCGGGCCAAGATCCGCGTCGGCCGCGGTGAGGGCTCGAAGGGCAAGACCGCCGGTCGCGGTACGAAGGGCACCGGGGCGCGCAAGAACGTCTCGCCGCGCTTCGAGGGTGGCCAGATGCCGCTGCACATGCGGCTGCCGAAGCTCAAGGGCTTCCGCAACCCGTTCCGCACCGAGTACCAGGTCGTCAACGTCTCCGACATCGCCCGGGTGTTCCCGGAGGGTGGCCGGGTCGACGTGGACGCGCTGGTGGACGCCGGCCTCGTGCGCAAGAACGAGCTGGTGAAGGTGCTGGGCGACGGCGACCTCGACGGCGTCAAGCTCGACGTCGTGGCGCACAAGTTCTCGCGCTCCGCGGTCGAGAAGATCACGGCGGCGAGCGGCACCACCACGGTGCTCTGAACGCCGCATGAACCGTGAACGGCCCCCGGGACTCCCGGGGGCCGTTCGCATTACCGACCCCGGTCTCGTTCGCTCACGGCGCAAATACGTCGGTCACCCGTACCGGCGTCACCCGCGGGTGTTCTCGGGGTCGCTATGGCGTCGGTGGATCAGGGTGTCGGGCGAGCACCGGAAATGCTCGTCACCGCCTTTCCGGCGGTATTGACGAGCCCCTCCGGCAGGGGTCGGCGCGGGCTCGGGCGTACCGGCCCGGTACGCCCGCGACCTGCCCGGGTACGGTCGAACTTGATCCATTCGGAGGCTTGCGGGCCGAAGGTTCCGATCAAGTGCGAAGTGTGAACGCCGACTGGCTACGGCGATCGGCCCGGTGGCTGTTAAAGTCGCGGGCTGAACCCGGATGTCGTCCGGGTCGGTCGCGGCTATCGCCACGTCCGCCGCTCGTCGGCGACAGCCCGACGGCAACCAGCAGGACTGTGCCGGCAACACGGTCGGTACCGCAGGAGATGCCGACCCCGATGGGCGGCAACGCTGATGGAGGTTCGCGTGCTCGGCGCATTCCGCTCGGCTCTCGCGACGCCGGACCTACGAAAGAAGATCCTCTTCACGTTGGGGATCGTCGTCGTGTACCGGTTGGGCGCGACCCTGCCCGCGCCGGGTGTCTCCTTCAAGAACGTGAAACAGTGCGTCGAGCAGGTGGACCAGCAGGGGATCTACTCCCTGATCAACCTGTTCAGCGGCGGCGCGCTGCTCAACTTGTCGATCTTCGCGCTGGGCATCATGCCCTACATCACCGCCAGCATCATCATCCAGCTGCTCACCGTCGTCATCCCGCGGTTCGAGCAGTTGAAGAAGGAAGGCCAGGCGGGCCAGGGCAAGCTCACGCAGTACACCCGGTACCTGACGATCGCGCTGGCCGTGCTCCAGTCCACGGGCATCATCGCCCTGGCCGTGCGCGACCAGCTGTTCCAGGACTGCCAGGTGCCGGTCATCCCGGACGAGAGCATCTTCTCGCTGTGCGTGCTGGTCGTGACGATGACCGCGGGCACCAGCGTGATCATGTGGCTCGGTGAGATCATCACCGAGAAGGGCATCGGCAACGGCATGTCGTTGCTGATCTTCACCGGCATCGCCGCCCGCATCCCGGCCGAGGGCCAGATCATCCTCAGCCGCGGCGGTCTCACCTTCTTCCTGGTCCTCGTGGCGGCGCTGCTGATCATTGCCAGCGTCATCTACGTCGAGCAGGCCCAGCGCCGGATCCCGGTGCAGTACGCGAAGCGCATGATCGGCCGCCGGATGTACGGCGGCACGTCGACCTACCTGCCGCTGAAGGTGAACCAGGCCGGTGTCATCCCGGTCATCTTCGCCTCGTCGCTGCTGTACCTGCCGGACCTGATCTCCCGGTTGACCGCCTCGAACGACGGGTCGGCGCCGGGCTGGTGGCAGACGTTCGTGCAGACGTACCTGGTCAGCCAGTCCAACCCCGTGCACATGGGGCTGTACTTCCTGCTGATCGTCTTCTTCACCTACTTCTACGTGGGCATCACGTTCAACCCGGACGAGCGTGCCGACGAGATGAAGAAGTTCGGTGGGTTCATCCCGGGTATCCGCCCCGGCCGGCCCACCGCCGAATACCTCCGCTTCGTCCTGGGGCGGATCACGCTGCCTGGCTCGCTCTACCTGGGCATCGTCGCCATCCTGCCGAACCTGTTCCTCGACCTGACCGGTCAGGGCCAGAACCAGAACTTCCCGTTCGGCGGTACCGCGGTGCTGATCATGGTCGGTGTCGGACTCGACACCGTGAAGCAGATCGAAAGCCAGCTCATGCAGCGCAATTACGAAGGGTTCCTCCGCTAGTGCGACTCGTTCTCGTCGGCCCGCCCGGAGCGGGCAAGGGCACCCAGGCCGGACTGCTCAAGAGCAAGCTCGGCGTGCCGCACATCTCCACCGGGGACCTCTTCCGCGCGCACATCGGCGAGCAGACGGACCTCGGCCGGGAGGTGCAGCAGTACCTCGACTCCGGTCGTCTCGTCCCCGACGAGGTGACCAACGAGATGGTGCGCGCCCGGCTCGCCGAGCCCGACGCCGCCGCCGGCTTCCTGCTCGACGGCTTCCCGCGCAACGTGGCCCAGGCGGGTGTCCTCGACGAGATCCTGGCCTCCGGCGGCCACAAGCTCGACGCCGTCGTGGAGTTCCGCATCGACGAGGAACTCGTCGTCGAGCGGCTGCTCGCCCGCGGGCGCACCGACGACAAGGAGGACGTGATCCGGCACCGGCAGGAGGTCTACCGCACGGAGACCGCGCCGCTGCTGGACCACTACTCCGGCATCCTGGTCACCGTCGACGCGGTGGGTGGGATCGACGAGATCAGCGAACGCGCGCTGGCCGCGCTTCGCGGCCCGAAGTGACCGGTGGACTCTTCGATGTCCTGCGCCGCGCGTTGCCGGGCGGTCGCGACCGCATGATCGAGATCAAGAGCCGCGGCCAGCTCGAGGCGATGCGCGCCTCGGGACTGGTCGTGGCGCGTACGTTGGCGGCCCTCGTCGGGCACGCCAAGGTCGGGGTCAGCACGGCCGAACTGGACGAGCTGGCCGAGACCACCATCCGCGAGGCGGGCGCCATCCCGTCGTTCAAGGGCTACCACGGGTTCCCGGCGAGCATCTGCGCCAGCGTGAACGAACAGGTGGTCCACGGCATCCCCAGTCGTACCCAGGTCCTCGCCGAGGGCGACCTGATCTCGATCGACTGCGGTGCCATCCTCGACGGCTGGCACGGCGACTCGGCCGTGACGGTCGAGATCGGCCAGGTCACCGAGGCCGAGCGCAGACTGTCCGAGGCCACCAGGCTGTCGATGCTCGCGGGCATCGCCGCGGCCGTGCCCGGCGGGCGCCTGAGCGACATCTCCTTCGCCATCGGCAACGAGACCGTGCGCGTCGGCCGTGAGCACGGCGTCACCTACGGCATCGTCGACGGCTACGGCGGCCACGGCATCGGTTCGAAGATGCACATGGACCCGTTCCTGCCCAACCGGGGCAAGCCCGGCAAGGGGCCCCGGCTCAAGGTCGGCATGGCCATCGCCATCGAGCCGATGCTGACCCTGGGCACCGAGCGCACCGTCGAACTCGACGACGGCTGGACCGTGATCACCGAGGACGGGTCGCGCGCGGCGCACTGGGAGCACAGCGTCGCCATCACCGACGACGGTCCGTGGGTGCTCACCGCGCCCGAGGAGTAGGGGCGACCCTGATGTCGTCACCCGGGGATTTGCGGGGGTTGGCCCCATGGTCGACGACGTCCGGCGACGGGACGATGAGCGCGTGAGCCAGCCTGTGCGCCCCGAGGACATCAGGGTTTCAGACGCCGAGCGCGAGGTGGTCGTGCGCCGCCTGCACACCGCGCACACCGACGGCAGCCTCGACCTGGCCGAGTTCGACGCCCGGGTGGTGAGCGCGTGGAACGCCAAGACCCGCGGGGACCTGCTGGTGCTCGTCGCCGACCTGCCCGAGGACGCCACGCGGGCCATGCCCGTCGTGCCGCTGGTCCCCCCGCCGCCGGTCCCGGCGCGCAAGAGCGGCGGACAGCGGGCGTTGCGGGCCCTGACCACCGTGTGGCTGAGCGTCAGCGCGTTCAACTTCGCGATCTGGCTGCTGGTGAGCCTGCTCGGCGGCGAGGGCTTCGTGCATCCGTGGTTCCTGTGGGTGGCCGTGCCGTGGGGTTCGGTCCTGGGCGTCGTCTGGCTGGCCACCGGCAAAACCCGCTGACCGGCGGATTTGGGCGTACTCCCAGGTCCGCGTAGTATGGACGGGTGGCGCACACGTCGCGCCGGTTCCGTCATGCCCGTGTCGGTGGCTTCCACTCGCGGGTGGACCGGGTTCGCAAGGGCCTGAGGAGTCGGGGTGTCGTGTGCCTCGCGACCGAAGCAACACCCACCGTCACGAAACGCGGAGGACATGGGCAAGAAGGACGGGGCCATTGAGGTCGAGGGCCGCGTAGTCGAGCCGCTCCCCAACGCGATGTTCCGCGTCGAGTTGGAGAACGGGCACAAGGTCCTGGCTCACATCAGCGGCAAGATGCGCCAGCACTACATCCGTATCCTCCCCGAGGACCGGGTTGTCGTGGAGCTCTCGCCCTACGACCTGTCCCGAGGGCGCATCGTCTACCGCTACAAGTGACCTCTGACGCAGGAGCTCAGGCGTGAAGGTCCAGCCGAGCGTCAAGAAGATCTGCGACAAGTGCAAGGTGATCCGCCGTCACGGTCGGGTCATGGTGATCTGCGAGAACCTGCGCCACAAGCAGCGCCAGGGCTGAGCGAGCACATCGCACTCGTCGAGTCTTCCGACGCGACACGAATAGAACTCCCCGCACCTGCGTGCACACCGTGCACGCGCACCCCCGGACTCCAGGCCGGGGCCGGGACGCCGATCGCGAGAGCGGTCGGAACTGACACAGCGAGTCAGTCCCGGAATCGGACGGGGAGCAGACCTGGAGCGACATCATTGTGAGGAGCTAGCGCCGTATGGCACGACTCGCTGGCGTAGACCTCCCCCGCGAGAAGCGGTTGGAGATCGCGCTCACCTACATCTTCGGCATCGGCCGTACGCGGTCGAAGGAAGTGCTGAAGGCGACCGAGATCTCGCCCGACGTCCGGGTCAAGGACCTTGGTGACGACGACCTGACGAAGCTCCGCGAGTTCATCGAGAGCAACTTCAAGGTCGAGGGTGACCTCCGCCGCGAGGTCGCGGCCGACATCCGCCGCAAGATGGAGATCGGCTGCTACGAGGGCCTGCGCCACCGTCGCAACCTGCCCGTCCGCGGGCAGCGCACCAAGACGAACGCGCGCACTCGCAAGGGTCCGAAGAAGACCGTTGCGGGCAAGAAGAAGGCCGGCAAGAAGTAAGACCTCGCGTACCTAACAGGAGATCACCAAGACATGCCACCCAAGTCCCGTCAGGGCGCCGGGGTCAAGAAGGTCCGGCGCAAGGAAAAGAAGAACGTCTCGCACGGCCAGGCCCACATCAAGAGCACGTTCAACAACACCATCGTGTCCATCACGGACCCGCTGGGCAACGTGATCAGCTGGGCTTCCGCCGGCCACGTCGGCTTCAAGGGCTCCCGCAAGTCGACCCCGTTCGCCGCCCAGATGGCAGCCGAGAACGCCGCGCGCAAGGCCGCCGAGCACGGCATGCGCAAGGTGGACGTGTTCGTGAAGGGTCCCGGCTCCGGCCGTGAGACCGCGATCCGTTCCCTCCAGGCCGCCGGCCTGGAAGTCGGCACCATCCAGGACGTGACCCCGCAGCCCCACAACGGCTGCCGCCCGCCCAAGCGGCGCCGGGTCTGAGGCACGGGGAGGAGTAACAGATGGCTCGCTACACCGGACCGGCAACGCGTATCTCGCGCCGGCTCAAGGTCGACCTCGTCGGTGGGGACCAGGCGTTCGAGCGCCGTCCCTACCCGCCCGGCCAGCACGGCCGCGGCCGGGTCAAGGAGTCCGAGTACCTGCTTCAGCTCCAGGAGAAGCAGAAGGCCCGCTACACGTACGGCGTGCTGGAGAAGCAGTTCCGCCGCTACTACGAGGAAGCGGTCCGCCGCACCGGCAAGACCGGTGAGAACCTGCTCCAGATCCTGGAGTCGCGGTTGGACAACGTGGTGTACCGCTCGGGTCTCGCGCGTACCCGCCGTCAGGCCCGCCAGCTGGTCAGCCACGGTCACTTCATCGTGAACGGCCACAAGGTCAACATCCCGAGCTTCCGGGTGTCGAAGTTCGACATCATCGACGTCAAGCCGAAGTCGCTGCCGACGCTGCCCTTCGAGGCCGCGCGTGCCTCGTTCGGCGACCGGCCGATCCCGGCCTGGCTCCAGGTCGTGCCGTCTTCGCTGCGCATCCTGGTGCACCAGCTCCCGGAGCGGGCGCAGATCGACACGCCCGTCACCGAGCAGCTCATCGTCGAGCTCTACTCGAAGTGATCCTCCCGGGGGGACCGCCGCGGCGGTCCCCCCGGTCGGGTCCCGCGGCGGCACGGAATGGTGTGCCGCACGCGTTCGCCGGTCTCCGCGACCGGCTCTCCCGACGTCATATGGCGGTCGTCGGGTTGGAGAGAGGAAGAACCCAGTGCTGATTTCCCAGCGCCCCTCGCTCAGCGAGGACGCGGTCAACGAGACCCGCTCCCGGTTCGTCATCGAGCCGCTGGAGCCGGGCTTCGGCTACACCCTCGGCAACTCCATCCGCCGGACCCTCCTGTCGTCCATCCCGGGCGCGGCGGTGACCAGCATCCGCATCGACGGCGTGCTGCACGAGTTCACCACCGTTCCGGGCGTCAAGGAGGACGTCACCGACATCATCCTCAACCTCAAGGAGCTGGTCGTCAGCTCCGAGGAGGACGAGCCGGTGACCATGTACCTGCGCAAGCAGGGACCCGGTGCGGTGACCGCCGGCGACATCGTGCCCCCGGCCGGTGTCACCGTGCACAACCCCGACCTGCACATCGCGACCCTGAACGGCAAGGGCAAGCTGGAGATCGAGCTCGTCGTCGAGCGCGGTCGCGGCTACGTCCCCGCCGTCCAGAACAAGCAGGCCGGTGCCGAGATCGGCCGCATCCCCGTCGACTCGATCTACTCGCCCGTCATGAAGGTGACCTACAAGGTCGAGGCCACCCGTGTCGAGCAGCGGACCGACTTCGACAAGCTGATCCTCGACGTCGAGACCAAGCCCTCCATCACGCCGCGCGACGCCGTCGCGTCCGCGGGCAAGACGCTGGTGGAGCTGTTCGGTCTCGCGCGCGAGCTGAATGTCGACGCCGAGGGCATCGAGATCGGACCGTCGCCCGCCGAGGCCGACACCATCGCGGCGTTCGCGATGCCGATCGAGGACCTGGACCTCACCGTCCGGTCCTACAACTGCCTCAAGCGCGAGGGCATCCACACCGTGGGTGAACTCGTGTCGCGCAGCGAGGCGGACCTGCTGGACATCCGCAACTTCGGTGCGAAGTCGATCGACGAGGTCAAGATGAAGCTCGTCGGGCTCGGCCTCGCGCTCAAGGACAGCCCCCCTGGGTTCGACCCGTCGGCCGCCGCGTCCGACTACCCCACCGAGGGTTGGGGCGTGGACACCTCCGTGGACACGCACGACGACGGCCAGGACTACGCGGAGACCGAGCAGCTCTGAGGCCGTCAGCGGCCGGGCCGGAGCAGAGGATCAGGAAAGAATCCGAGGAGCAAGTCGATGCCCACCCCCACGAAGGGCCGCCGACTCGGCGGTTCCCCGGCCCACGAGCGGCTGCTGCTGGCCAACCTGGCCACCTCGCTGTTCACCCACGGCCGGATCACCACGACCGAGGCCAAGGCCAAGCGCCTGCGCCCGTACGCCGAGAAGCTGATCACGAAGGCGAAGATCGGCGACCTGCACAACCGTCGCGAGATCCTCAAGGTCATCCGTGACAAGGACATCGTGCACAAGCTGTTCGCCGAGATCGGCCCGCAGTTCGCGGACCGGGCCGGCGGTTACACCCGCATCACCAAGACGCTGCCGCGCAAGGGCGACAACGCCCCCATGGCCGTGATCGAGCTGGTGCAGGAGAAGACCGTCACCTCCGAGGCCGAGCGTGCCCGCAAGACCAAGTTCGCCAAGGACGAGGCGCCCAAGGCCGCCGTCGTCGAGGAGAACGAGGTCGAGGCGACCGAGGCTGAGTCGACCGAGGCTGAGGCCGAGGCCGTCGAGGTCAAGGACGAAGACAAGAAGGACGAGTCCTGACGGACGAGATTCTTCCCGCCGAGCCCGTTGTCCCCACTGGGGGCGACGGGCTCGGCGGCGTTCGTGTGCGGTTCGACCTGGCTTATGACGGGACCGGGTTCTCGGGGTGGGCTCGGCAGCCTGGGCGGCGGACCGTGTGCGGGGTGCTGGAGGACACGTTGTCCAAGGTGCTGCGCGAGGACGTGAACCTGACCGTGGCCGGGCGGACCGATGCCGGTGTGCACGCCGCCGGGCAGGTCGCGCACGCGGATCTGCCCGGCGGTGTCGATGTGCCGGGGCTGCCCAAGCGGTTGGCGCGTGCGTTGCCGGACGATGTGCGGGTGTTCGCGGCGCGGGTGGTGCCGGGTGAGTTCGATGCGCGGTTCTCGGCCTTGCGGAGGCACTACGAGTACCGGGTGACGGATGCGGATTCGGGGGCGCACCCGTTGCGGCGGTTGGACACCCTGGCGTGGCCGCGTCCGCTGGATCTCGACGCGTTGAACGCGGCGTCGGCGTTGTTGTTGGGGGAGCGGGATTTCTGCGCGTTCTGCCGGCGGCGTGAGGGTGCTACGACGATCCGTGAGTTGCAGCGGTTGGAGTGGTCACGGGATGGGGACGTGTTGACCGCTTTCGTGTCTGCGGATGCGTTTTGCCACTCGATGGTGCGGAGTCTGGTGGGGGCTTTGCTTGCCGTCGGTGAGGGGCGCAAGCCGGTCGAGTGGCCTGCTTCGCTGTTGTCTTTGAGTGCGCGGGCCAGTGGGGTGACGGTGGCTCCGCCGCACGGGTTGGCTCTGGTGCGGGTGGACTACCCGGAGGATGCCTCGCTTGCCGCTCGGGCTTTGGTCACGCGCAACGTCCGGGTTTCTCCCGGGACGTAGAGCTTTCCCGCACTCGCGAGTTGTGCGTTCGGACACCGCGAGTTGTGCGTTCAGGCACCGTGAAGCCGCGCCCGCCTCCACGGGGAGACGGGCGCGGGTGTCGTGTGTGCCCGGGTCAGCGGCGACGGCCGCAGAGGCGGGCGATGATCGTGGCCGCGAAGGGGCTGTGCTCCAGCTTGGCGACCAGTTCCGCGTAGTCGCGGTGTGCGCAGTCCTCGGCGGTGATGAGGGATGCGGCCTGCTCCGCCGGCTCCGTTGTCGTGGGTGCCTGGCTCTCCGACGGCGGTGGCGGGGGTTCGGTCGGGGTCGGGGTGGGCCCGACCGGTTCCGTTGTCGACGGGTCCGTCGTGGTCGGGGGCGTGGTGGCCGCCGACGGGTCCACCGTGGTCGGGTCGGTCGGTTCCGCCGTGGTGGTGGGCTCCGTGGTCGGGGTGGGTTCGGGGGTCTCGGTCGGAGGTTTCTCCTCTTCACCGGGTGCCAAGGGTGTGACCTCGACCGTGCCGTCCGAGTACGTGCGCATCCAGCTCTCGACCAGTTCCACGTACGTCTTGGAGTGGTTGTACCGGTACAGGGCGGCGTCCAGGTCGGATTGCCGTTCCAGGTCGAAGTCGCCCGAGCACAGGTAACGGCCTGCCGCCACGGCCGAGTCGACGATGTTGTGCGGGCTGGTCACGCCGTCGCCGTTGCCGTCCACCCCGTAACGCCGCCAGGTGCCGGGGATGAACTGCATCGGGCCGACCGCGCGGTCCCACGTCGGGTCGTCGTCGTGTTCGCCGCCGTCGGTGTCGTGGATGGCCGCGTACGCGCCGCCGTCGAGCACCGGGCCGAGGATGTGCGGGCGGGCCTCGCCGTCCGGGGTCGCCCGGCCGCCCCTGGCGTGACCGGATTCGACCTGGCCCACGCCCGCGAGGTGGTACCACCGCAGGTGGCAGCCCGGGTGTGACTCGGCGAGTGCCTTTTCCGCCGTGCGGTACGCGG includes the following:
- the rplR gene encoding 50S ribosomal protein L18, producing MSETATKRKPVGTDISTTRRIAKTRRHFRLRKKVSGTPARPRLVVHRSSKHITVQIIDDLAGHTLAAASSVEADVRAVDGDKKAKAAKVGQLAAARAKDAGISKVVFDRGGNAYHGRIAALADAAREAGLEF
- the rpsE gene encoding 30S ribosomal protein S5, which codes for MPGRTRREGGGGERGERRDRRDGGRGGAAQEKTPHLERVVAINRVSKVVKGGRRFSFTALVVVGDGDGMVGVGYGKAKEVPAAIAKGVEEAKKNFFRVPRIAGTIPHPVQGEKAAGVVLLRPASAGTGVIAGGAVRAVLECAGVHDVLSKSLGSDNAINIVHATVEALKGLQRPEEVAARRGLPLEDVAPAGMLRARAGAV
- the rpmD gene encoding 50S ribosomal protein L30; translated protein: MAQLKVTQVRSSIGTKHNHRESLRTLGLRKIRQSVVREDSPQVRGLIHTVRHLVVVEEVQS
- the rplO gene encoding 50S ribosomal protein L15 — translated: MTIKIHDLRPAPGAKRAKIRVGRGEGSKGKTAGRGTKGTGARKNVSPRFEGGQMPLHMRLPKLKGFRNPFRTEYQVVNVSDIARVFPEGGRVDVDALVDAGLVRKNELVKVLGDGDLDGVKLDVVAHKFSRSAVEKITAASGTTTVL
- the secY gene encoding preprotein translocase subunit SecY produces the protein MLGAFRSALATPDLRKKILFTLGIVVVYRLGATLPAPGVSFKNVKQCVEQVDQQGIYSLINLFSGGALLNLSIFALGIMPYITASIIIQLLTVVIPRFEQLKKEGQAGQGKLTQYTRYLTIALAVLQSTGIIALAVRDQLFQDCQVPVIPDESIFSLCVLVVTMTAGTSVIMWLGEIITEKGIGNGMSLLIFTGIAARIPAEGQIILSRGGLTFFLVLVAALLIIASVIYVEQAQRRIPVQYAKRMIGRRMYGGTSTYLPLKVNQAGVIPVIFASSLLYLPDLISRLTASNDGSAPGWWQTFVQTYLVSQSNPVHMGLYFLLIVFFTYFYVGITFNPDERADEMKKFGGFIPGIRPGRPTAEYLRFVLGRITLPGSLYLGIVAILPNLFLDLTGQGQNQNFPFGGTAVLIMVGVGLDTVKQIESQLMQRNYEGFLR
- a CDS encoding adenylate kinase; its protein translation is MRLVLVGPPGAGKGTQAGLLKSKLGVPHISTGDLFRAHIGEQTDLGREVQQYLDSGRLVPDEVTNEMVRARLAEPDAAAGFLLDGFPRNVAQAGVLDEILASGGHKLDAVVEFRIDEELVVERLLARGRTDDKEDVIRHRQEVYRTETAPLLDHYSGILVTVDAVGGIDEISERALAALRGPK
- the map gene encoding type I methionyl aminopeptidase, translated to MIEIKSRGQLEAMRASGLVVARTLAALVGHAKVGVSTAELDELAETTIREAGAIPSFKGYHGFPASICASVNEQVVHGIPSRTQVLAEGDLISIDCGAILDGWHGDSAVTVEIGQVTEAERRLSEATRLSMLAGIAAAVPGGRLSDISFAIGNETVRVGREHGVTYGIVDGYGGHGIGSKMHMDPFLPNRGKPGKGPRLKVGMAIAIEPMLTLGTERTVELDDGWTVITEDGSRAAHWEHSVAITDDGPWVLTAPEE
- a CDS encoding DUF1707 SHOCT-like domain-containing protein, whose amino-acid sequence is MSQPVRPEDIRVSDAEREVVVRRLHTAHTDGSLDLAEFDARVVSAWNAKTRGDLLVLVADLPEDATRAMPVVPLVPPPPVPARKSGGQRALRALTTVWLSVSAFNFAIWLLVSLLGGEGFVHPWFLWVAVPWGSVLGVVWLATGKTR
- the infA gene encoding translation initiation factor IF-1, whose product is MGKKDGAIEVEGRVVEPLPNAMFRVELENGHKVLAHISGKMRQHYIRILPEDRVVVELSPYDLSRGRIVYRYK
- the rpmJ gene encoding 50S ribosomal protein L36, which codes for MKVQPSVKKICDKCKVIRRHGRVMVICENLRHKQRQG
- the rpsM gene encoding 30S ribosomal protein S13, whose product is MARLAGVDLPREKRLEIALTYIFGIGRTRSKEVLKATEISPDVRVKDLGDDDLTKLREFIESNFKVEGDLRREVAADIRRKMEIGCYEGLRHRRNLPVRGQRTKTNARTRKGPKKTVAGKKKAGKK
- the rpsK gene encoding 30S ribosomal protein S11, producing the protein MPPKSRQGAGVKKVRRKEKKNVSHGQAHIKSTFNNTIVSITDPLGNVISWASAGHVGFKGSRKSTPFAAQMAAENAARKAAEHGMRKVDVFVKGPGSGRETAIRSLQAAGLEVGTIQDVTPQPHNGCRPPKRRRV
- the rpsD gene encoding 30S ribosomal protein S4 translates to MARYTGPATRISRRLKVDLVGGDQAFERRPYPPGQHGRGRVKESEYLLQLQEKQKARYTYGVLEKQFRRYYEEAVRRTGKTGENLLQILESRLDNVVYRSGLARTRRQARQLVSHGHFIVNGHKVNIPSFRVSKFDIIDVKPKSLPTLPFEAARASFGDRPIPAWLQVVPSSLRILVHQLPERAQIDTPVTEQLIVELYSK
- a CDS encoding DNA-directed RNA polymerase subunit alpha; this encodes MLISQRPSLSEDAVNETRSRFVIEPLEPGFGYTLGNSIRRTLLSSIPGAAVTSIRIDGVLHEFTTVPGVKEDVTDIILNLKELVVSSEEDEPVTMYLRKQGPGAVTAGDIVPPAGVTVHNPDLHIATLNGKGKLEIELVVERGRGYVPAVQNKQAGAEIGRIPVDSIYSPVMKVTYKVEATRVEQRTDFDKLILDVETKPSITPRDAVASAGKTLVELFGLARELNVDAEGIEIGPSPAEADTIAAFAMPIEDLDLTVRSYNCLKREGIHTVGELVSRSEADLLDIRNFGAKSIDEVKMKLVGLGLALKDSPPGFDPSAAASDYPTEGWGVDTSVDTHDDGQDYAETEQL
- the rplQ gene encoding 50S ribosomal protein L17; amino-acid sequence: MPTPTKGRRLGGSPAHERLLLANLATSLFTHGRITTTEAKAKRLRPYAEKLITKAKIGDLHNRREILKVIRDKDIVHKLFAEIGPQFADRAGGYTRITKTLPRKGDNAPMAVIELVQEKTVTSEAERARKTKFAKDEAPKAAVVEENEVEATEAESTEAEAEAVEVKDEDKKDES
- the truA gene encoding tRNA pseudouridine(38-40) synthase TruA; translated protein: MRFDLAYDGTGFSGWARQPGRRTVCGVLEDTLSKVLREDVNLTVAGRTDAGVHAAGQVAHADLPGGVDVPGLPKRLARALPDDVRVFAARVVPGEFDARFSALRRHYEYRVTDADSGAHPLRRLDTLAWPRPLDLDALNAASALLLGERDFCAFCRRREGATTIRELQRLEWSRDGDVLTAFVSADAFCHSMVRSLVGALLAVGEGRKPVEWPASLLSLSARASGVTVAPPHGLALVRVDYPEDASLAARALVTRNVRVSPGT
- a CDS encoding lytic transglycosylase domain-containing protein, with protein sequence MIAAVVCALLTAAPGSVATVPTAAPPRVEPVRAVEYRTSAKPRAADDTPNDVIRDVGPPPAPPEPEESALPLPAPADHGIPSNVLAAYRTAEKALAESHPGCHLRWYHLAGVGQVESGHARGGRATPDGEARPHILGPVLDGGAYAAIHDTDGGEHDDDPTWDRAVGPMQFIPGTWRRYGVDGNGDGVTSPHNIVDSAVAAGRYLCSGDFDLERQSDLDAALYRYNHSKTYVELVESWMRTYSDGTVEVTPLAPGEEEKPPTETPEPTPTTEPTTTAEPTDPTTVDPSAATTPPTTTDPSTTEPVGPTPTPTEPPPPPSESQAPTTTEPAEQAASLITAEDCAHRDYAELVAKLEHSPFAATIIARLCGRRR